One window from the genome of Gopherus evgoodei ecotype Sinaloan lineage chromosome 2, rGopEvg1_v1.p, whole genome shotgun sequence encodes:
- the GPT gene encoding alanine aminotransferase 1 isoform X1, with protein MAENGLRDKVLSLDSMNPWVKRVEYAVRGPVLARAVELEEELRQGVKKPFTEVIKANIGDAHAMGQRPITFLRQVSALCLYPELLSEPLFPDDAKQRARRLLAVCGGQSVGAYTASPGIEIIRQDVARYIERRDGGIPANPDNIYLSTGASDAVMTMLKLLVSGEGRSRTGVMIPIPQYPLYSAGIAELNAVQVNYYLDEENCWALDVRELRRALRQARGHCQPRVLCIINPGNPTGQVQSRKCIEDVIKFAWEEQLFLMADEVYQDNVYAEGSEFHSFKKVLFEMGPTYSRVVELVSFHSISKGFMGECGLRGGYMEVVNLDPAVQQQLSKLVSVRLCPPVPGQVLLDVVMNPPKPGEPSYQSFIREKQVVLGDLAHKAQLTQEIFSQVPGIHCNPVQGAMYSFPRIQIPARAVQEAQARGFAPDLFFCLQLLEETGICVVPGSGFGQQEGTYHFRMTILPHVEKLRIVLKKLSQFYAKFTQEYS; from the exons ATGGCGGAGAACGGGCTGCGGGACAAGGTGCTGAGCCTGGACTCCATGAACCCCTGGGTCAAGCGGGTGGAGTACGCGGTGCGGGGCCCCGTCCTGGCCCGCGCggtggagctggaggaggagctaaGGCAG GGTGTGAAGAAGCCTTTCACAGAGGTGATTAAAGCCAACATCGGCGATGCCCACGCCATGGGCCAGCGCCCCATCACCTTCCTGCGCCAG GTCAGCGCCCTGTGCCTGTACCCCGAGCTGCTGAGCGAACCCCTCTTCCCTGACGATGCCAAGCAGCGAGCACGCAGACTGCTGGCAGTGTGCGGAGGGCAGAGTGTCG GTGCCTACACTGCCAGCCCCGGCATCGAGATCATCCGCCAGGATGTGGCCCGGTACATCGAGAGGCGGGACGGGGGCATCCCCGCCAACCCAGACAACATCTACCTGTCTACGGGTGCCAGTGACGCTGTCATG aCCATGCTGAAGCTGCTGGTGTCAGGGGAGGGCCGGTCGCGGACGGGCGTGATGATCCCCATCCCCCAGTACCCACTCTACTCGGCTGGCATCGCCGAGCTGAACGCCGTGCAGGTCAACTACTACCTGGACGAGGAGAACTGCTGGGCGCTGGACGTCAGGGAGCTGCGGCGGGCGCTGCGCCAGGCCCGCGGGCACTGCCAGCCCCGCGTGCTCTGCATCATCAACCCTGGGAACCCCACCG GCCAGGTCCAGAGCCGGAAATGCATCGAGGACGTCATCAAGTTTGCGTGGGAGGAGCAGCTCTTCCTGATGGCCGACGAG gTCTATCAGGACAACGTCTACGCCGAGGGCTCCGAGTTCCACTCCTTCAAGAAGGTCCTTTTCGAGATGGGCCCCACGTACTCGCGCGTGGTGGAGCTGGTATCCTTCCACTCCATCTCCAAGGGCTTCATGGGAGA GTGTGGGCTCCGTGGGGGGTACATGGAGGTGGTGAACCTGGATCCGGcggtgcagcagcagctctccAAGCTGGTGTCGGTGCGGCTGTGCCCACCTGTGCCCGGCCAGGTGCTGCTGGACGTCGTCATGAACCCGCCGAAGCCTGGCGAGCCCTCGTACCAGAGCTTCATCCGA GAGAAGCAGGTGGTGCTAGGTGACCTGGCCCACAAAGCGCAGCTGACCCAGGAGATCTTCAGCCAGGTGCCCGGGATCCACTGTAACCCCGTGCAGGGCGCCATGTACTCCTTCCCCAGGATCcagatcccagccagggctgtgcagGAGGCCCAG gCGCGGGGCTTTGCCCCAGACCTGTtcttctgcctccagctgctggaggagaCGGGCATCTGTGTGGTGCCGGGCAGTGGCTTTGGGCAGCAAGAGGGCACCTATCACTTCAG AATGACCATCCTGCCGCACGTGGAGAAGCTCCGGATCGTGCTGAAGAAACTCAGCCAGTTCTATGCCAAGTTCACCCAGGAATATTCCTAA
- the GPT gene encoding alanine aminotransferase 1 isoform X2, with translation MGQRPITFLRQVSALCLYPELLSEPLFPDDAKQRARRLLAVCGGQSVGAYTASPGIEIIRQDVARYIERRDGGIPANPDNIYLSTGASDAVMTMLKLLVSGEGRSRTGVMIPIPQYPLYSAGIAELNAVQVNYYLDEENCWALDVRELRRALRQARGHCQPRVLCIINPGNPTGQVQSRKCIEDVIKFAWEEQLFLMADEVYQDNVYAEGSEFHSFKKVLFEMGPTYSRVVELVSFHSISKGFMGECGLRGGYMEVVNLDPAVQQQLSKLVSVRLCPPVPGQVLLDVVMNPPKPGEPSYQSFIREKQVVLGDLAHKAQLTQEIFSQVPGIHCNPVQGAMYSFPRIQIPARAVQEAQARGFAPDLFFCLQLLEETGICVVPGSGFGQQEGTYHFRMTILPHVEKLRIVLKKLSQFYAKFTQEYS, from the exons ATGGGCCAGCGCCCCATCACCTTCCTGCGCCAG GTCAGCGCCCTGTGCCTGTACCCCGAGCTGCTGAGCGAACCCCTCTTCCCTGACGATGCCAAGCAGCGAGCACGCAGACTGCTGGCAGTGTGCGGAGGGCAGAGTGTCG GTGCCTACACTGCCAGCCCCGGCATCGAGATCATCCGCCAGGATGTGGCCCGGTACATCGAGAGGCGGGACGGGGGCATCCCCGCCAACCCAGACAACATCTACCTGTCTACGGGTGCCAGTGACGCTGTCATG aCCATGCTGAAGCTGCTGGTGTCAGGGGAGGGCCGGTCGCGGACGGGCGTGATGATCCCCATCCCCCAGTACCCACTCTACTCGGCTGGCATCGCCGAGCTGAACGCCGTGCAGGTCAACTACTACCTGGACGAGGAGAACTGCTGGGCGCTGGACGTCAGGGAGCTGCGGCGGGCGCTGCGCCAGGCCCGCGGGCACTGCCAGCCCCGCGTGCTCTGCATCATCAACCCTGGGAACCCCACCG GCCAGGTCCAGAGCCGGAAATGCATCGAGGACGTCATCAAGTTTGCGTGGGAGGAGCAGCTCTTCCTGATGGCCGACGAG gTCTATCAGGACAACGTCTACGCCGAGGGCTCCGAGTTCCACTCCTTCAAGAAGGTCCTTTTCGAGATGGGCCCCACGTACTCGCGCGTGGTGGAGCTGGTATCCTTCCACTCCATCTCCAAGGGCTTCATGGGAGA GTGTGGGCTCCGTGGGGGGTACATGGAGGTGGTGAACCTGGATCCGGcggtgcagcagcagctctccAAGCTGGTGTCGGTGCGGCTGTGCCCACCTGTGCCCGGCCAGGTGCTGCTGGACGTCGTCATGAACCCGCCGAAGCCTGGCGAGCCCTCGTACCAGAGCTTCATCCGA GAGAAGCAGGTGGTGCTAGGTGACCTGGCCCACAAAGCGCAGCTGACCCAGGAGATCTTCAGCCAGGTGCCCGGGATCCACTGTAACCCCGTGCAGGGCGCCATGTACTCCTTCCCCAGGATCcagatcccagccagggctgtgcagGAGGCCCAG gCGCGGGGCTTTGCCCCAGACCTGTtcttctgcctccagctgctggaggagaCGGGCATCTGTGTGGTGCCGGGCAGTGGCTTTGGGCAGCAAGAGGGCACCTATCACTTCAG AATGACCATCCTGCCGCACGTGGAGAAGCTCCGGATCGTGCTGAAGAAACTCAGCCAGTTCTATGCCAAGTTCACCCAGGAATATTCCTAA